AGCGTCGCGTCGTTCTGGAACGCGCAAAGGGTTACCGCGGTCAGCGTTCGCGCCTGTACCGTAAGGCCAAGGAGCAGCTGCTCCACTCGTTCGTTTACAGCTTCAACGACCGCCGTAAGCGTAAGGGTGACTTCCGTCGCCTCTGGATCCAGCGCATCAACGCTGCATCCCGCGCTAACGGCATGACCTACAACCGTCTGATCCAGGGCCTGAAGGCTGCTGAGATCGAGGTTGACCGTCGTATGCTGGCCGAGCTGGCTGTATCGGACTCCAACGCATTCGCAACCCTGGTTAAGGTTGCTAAGGAAGCACTGCCAGCTGACGTCAACGCTCCACGCGCTGCTGCTGAGACTGCTGCTCCAAAGGCTGCAAAGGCTCCTAAGGCTGCTGCTGCAAAGTCCGTTGAGGGCGAAGGTGTTATCAAGGCTGTTGAAGGCGAAGACGCTCCTGAGGGCTTCGTTATCAAGGGCAACGCCGGCTCGAACAAGTACCACGTTCCAGGTTCGACCTGGTACGAGCAGACCGAAGCTGAATTCTGGTTCAACTCGGTTGAAGCTGCTAAGGCTGCAGGCTTCGAACCAGCTGGTGGAGAATCCCGCCAGCAGATGAAGTAAATCTTTCCCCCTTTGAGCTGAAGCTCAGGTAGGACAGATCACACCAATGGGTGGGTATCGCGCAGGGCGCGAACCCACCCATTAGTGTTTCTACCGGTATTCTCGAAGTATGAGCAGTTTTTCCCCTGAAGTGATGTCCAATCCGCGCGCCGAACGAGTCAAGTCGGTCGCTCGCCTTGCCAACCGCAAAGGACGTGAAGCCACAGGGGAATTCCTCGTTGAAGGTCCCCAAGCGGTGCGTGAAGCTCTTAAAGCGCACTTACTAGATGACAACCTAGTACAAGCCGTATATGTGGTCGGCGGATTCCTTGAAAGCCATGAAGAATTCGCTCAGTTACTCGAACAAGCCCAGATCCATCCTCGGATTGTCACCGGCGAGGTTCTCCATGCCATGGCTGACACACAGACGCCACAGGGCATTCTTGCCGTTGCTGCGATTTCGCAGCCACAGCTGAGCGAAGTGCTTAGCTCCAAGCCAAAACTCATCGCAGTACTGTGCAGAGTTCAAGACCCCGGGAACGCCGGAACCGTGCTACGAGCAGCCGACGCCGCCGGAGCTGACGCGGTAATCCTCACCAAGGGCAGCGTCGATATTTACAACCCGAAGGCAGTACGTTCCACCGTAGGCTCCGTGTTCCACCTGCCGGTACTCAACAACATCGAATTTGACCACCTGATCGAAGCCGCAAAAACCACCGGTAGCCAAGTATTGGCAGCTGATGGCTACGGTGCGCTGAATCTCGATGCACTACAGGACGCCGCTGTGCTGCGCGCCCACCAAGCGGGGGATAGCAAACAGGAAAGTGATGGCCAGCCAGAACTCGAAGCCCCTACGCTGTGGCTCTTTGGCAATGAAGGACAAGGCCTTGATGAGCATGAAAAACAGTCTGCCGACCATGCGGTTGCCGTCCCGCTATATGGCGTCGCCGAATCGCTGAATGTCGGAACCGCAGCAACCGTATGCCTGTACGCATCAGCCCGCGCCCAGCACACTTCTCAGCGGAGCTAAGCCGTGGAGCAAATACCACTGTTGAAGCAGATTGTTGCGGTCGCCATCGTTGACGATTTGGCAGCACCAGGCAAACTTTTGGCTGCCCGGCGCAACCGCCCCGAATCCCTGGCCGGGCTGTGGGAATTCCCCGGAGGAAAAGTTGAGCCAGGGGAGAGCGAAGTCGAGGCGGTGCACCGTGAACTACGCGAAGAGCTAGGCGTAGAAATCCGACTCGGCGCATCGATCCCAGGTCCACATCCGCAAGGATGGCAATTGAATGAAAAGGCCGCCATGCGCATGTGGTTCGCGCAGATTATTCACGGTGAACCAGATACCCTCGATGGGCATGATCAGTTGGCATGGCTGACCCTTGATGACACCTTGAATAACGTAGTTCAGTGGATTCCCGCGGACGCACCTATTGTTGCGGCTTGCCTAGAACAAGTACGTGCAAGTGTGAGCAAATAAAGACGCGTAAACTTGAAGTAGCGCCCTTCGTGGCATTGCACGAATTCTGAACCCCAACTTTTTGAGGAGCCCTTTTCCGTGAAGAGACTTTTGAGCGTGATCGCGCTGGTCTTTACCGCTGTCCTAGCATTGTCCGGCTGCGTCAACATGAATGCAGAAGTCAACGTTCAGGGTCAAAATAAGACGACCGGCGTCGTTGAAGTGACCTTGAACAAGGAAAACCTTCAGGGCATGAGCCTGGACGAGCTTCTGGCAACTCAGGTAGACACCGAAGCCATGGAAAAGGAACTTGACGGTAAGTGGACTTACTCCAAGATCAATGAAGGTGAGAACGTCGGCCTGCGCTTCGAAACCGATGGCGTCAAGACCTACACCCAGCTCAAGGACGCGTTTAAGGTCTTCGGATTTGAGATCAACCTTGCCGATGATGGCCAGGAAGTTACCTTCTCCATGCCAGGGGACAAGGCCACCGTTGATTCTTCCTTCACCGAAGCTAACCTCCTGGTGAACTTCCCCGGTGAAGTCACCTCGCACACCCCGGGCGAAGTTGAGCACCACACCGTCACCTTTGACATGATCAAGGGCGCTCAGGTCTACCAGGCCACCGGCAAGTTTGACCACTCACTGTTCTACTCGTCGATTTTCGGTGGAGCATTGCTGGTATTGACCCTCGTCTTCGTGCTGGCCTTCGCACCTAAGGGTGTTAAGGAAACGCACTAAGTAGCAAAAATCTAGCTTCGAGGTAAGAAGCTTCACGCCAAGGGCCCGTCATCGGTGAAACGATCACGGGCCCTTGGCAATAGAATGGAACCAAAGTGTTCTACGCGTAAGTACAAGATAAGAGTAAGGATCGATCGATCCCATGTCTGATCAGACAACTGGACAAGCTCCCGACGGGGAGTCCAACGTTCCGCACCCAACCGATGAAGCAGGAATCCAGGCCGCCGTTGAAGCTGCTTTGGCTGCCATCGAGGCTGCTGGCGACCTTAACGAACTAAAAGAAGCCCGCCTGGCACATACTGGTGAAAAGTCAGCACTGTCCCTGGCAAACCGCCAGATCGGCAAGCTCGACAAGTCAGAAAAGGCCGTGGCCGGCAAACTTGTCGGTTCCGCCCGCGGACGGGTCAACAAGGCCCTTGCTGCTCGCACCACCGTGCTCGAAGAAGCCGAAGCTGCCCGCATCCTCATCGAAGAGACCGTTGACGTTACCGCAGCGGCTCGCCGTCGCCCGATTGGCGCACGCCACCCACTCTCGGTCCTGCAGGACCGCGTTGCCGACATCTTCGTTGGTATGGGATGGGAAATCGCCGAGGGTCCAGAAGTTGAATCCGAATGGTTCAACTTCGACGCGCTGAACTTCAAGCCAGATCACCCGGCCCGCGAAATGCAAGATACGTTCTTCATCGAGCCAGCCGACGCCCACCTGGTCTTGCGCACCCACACCTCACCGGTACAGGTCCGCTCCATGCTCGAACGTGAGGTGCCAGTCTACGTGCTGTGCCCGGGACGCACCTTCCGCACCGATGAGCTGGACGCCACCCACACCCCGGTCTTCCACCAGTTCGAAGGTCTGGCCGTAGATAAGGGCCTGACCATGGCTGACCTGCGAGGCACCCTGGAGCACTTTGCCCGTCAGATGTTTGGTGAAGAAGCACAGATCCGCCTGCGCCCAGCGTACTTCCCGTTCACCGAGCCTTCGGCAGAGCTGGATATTTGGCACCCAGGTGCCAAGGGCGGACCGCGTTGGATCGAATGGGGTGGCTGTGGCATGGTCAACCCGAACGTGCTGCGCGCGGCAGGCATCGACCCGGAAGAATACTCCGGATTTGCCTTCGGTATGGGCATCGAGCGTACGCTCATGTTCCGCAACGACGTACCTGACATGCACGACATGATCGAGGGCGACGTCCGTTTCAGCCAGCACTTCGGGATGGAGATCTAAGTAATGCGTATTCCACTATCTTGGTTGCGCGAGTACGCGCAGGTACCAGCCGAAGCAACGGCTGAGGACGTCATGGCAGACCTGGTCAAGGTTGGGCTGGAAGAAGAAGACGTTCACCGCCCCACCGACGAGCTTTCTGGCCCGATTGTGGTCGGCCAGGTACTCTCGCTCGAAAAGGAAGTAGCCTCCAACGGCAAAACCATCAACTGGTGCCAGGTTCGTGTGGTTCCAGAAGGTGCCGAGCAGACCCTGACCGGCAAGGGCATCGACCCCTCCGGCGTGCAGGGCATTGTCTGTGGTGCCCACAACTTCGTGGAAGGCGACAAGGTTGTTGTCACCTTGCCAGGAGCCGTGCTGCCTGGAGACTTCAAGATCTCCCCACGCAAAACCTACGGCCACACCTCGGCAGGTATGATCGCTTCCTCCCGTGAGCTGGGCATCGGCGATGACCACGACGGCATCATCGTGCTATCAAACTACGGGCTAGATCCGGAACTGGGCACCGATGTGTTCGAGCTGTTCGGCCTGAACGACCAGGCCGCTGAAATTAACGTCACCCCGGACCGCGGTTACTGCTTCTCCATCCGTGGTGTGGCGCGCGAATACGCACTGGCTACCGGTACCTCCTTCACCGACCCAGCAACCACCGTTGCCGTGAGTGAAGCCAGCGAAGCTGGACACGAAGTCGTGCTGGCCGATCAGGCACCGATTTACGGTGTTCCAGGTTGCACCCGCTTCGTCACCCGTGAAGTCACCGGCATCAACCCTTCGCTGCCAACTCCACGTTGGATGGCTTCGCGCCTGCAGCTTGCTGGCATGCGTTCCATCTCCTTGCCGGTGGACATCTCCAACTATGTGATGCTTGAACTCGGTGCACCACTGCACTTCTACGATGCTGACAAGCTCAACGGAGCGATCACCGTGCGCCGCGCTGAAGCTGGCGAGAAGTTGACGACCCTGGATGACAAGGAACGTGAACTCTCGGTTGAAGACCTCCTGATCACCGATGAGTCCGGTGCCCTGGGTATCGCAGGTGTCATGGGTGGGGCTTCGACTGAAGTCTCGGAGACGACCTCACGCGTTTTGATTGAGGCTGCACACTTTGATGCGGTCTCCATCGGTCGTTCGCGTCGCCGCCACAAGCTACCTTCTGAGGCTTCCAAGCGCTTCGAGCGTGGCGTTGATCCGCAGATCATGCAGATTGCAGCCCAGCGAGCAGTGAACCTGTTGGTTGAACTTGCCGGTGGTACTGAAACCGCTCAGATCACCGACGCCGGGGCACAGCCTGCACCGACGCAGATTCAGTTGCCGGCTGGATTTGCTAGCGCACTGATCGGCGTGGATTACACCGATGAGCAGACCGTTGCTTCCTTGGAAGGCATCGGGGCCAGCGTAGAGCAAAACAGCACCGGATTTTTGGTCACCGCCCCTAGCTGGCGCCCAGACCTAGCCATCAAGGAAGACCTGGTTGAGGAAGTAGCCCGTGTCGTGGGCTATGACAAGATTCCAGCAACCCTGCCGGTAGCACCTCCAGGCCGTGGCCTGACCCGCGCCCAGTCGCAGCGTCGCCGTGTACTGCAGGGCCTCGCAGATGCTGGTCTGACCGAGGTTCTGACCTACCCATTCGTTTCTGAGCTACAGAACAACACCTTTGGTGCTGCTCAGTCCGGAACCACGGTGAAGGCCATTTCCTTGGCGAATCCGATCTCCAAGGAATTCCGCTTCCTGCGCACCAGCTTGCTGCCGGGTCTGCTTGATACTGCGCGCCGTAACATCGGCCGTGGCTTCCGCGACCTTGCCTTGTACGAGGGTGGCTTGGTGTTCCTACCAGGCGAACAGCTCGGATCCACCGTACTTCCTCCACTGGGCGCCAAGCCAAGTGATGAAGTACTGGCCGAATTGTTCAATGGCGTGCCAAACCAGCCATGGCATCTTGCCGCGGTTCTGACCGGCCATGAGGCGTCAGCTTCGGCAGGCTTCGCACCACGCGCGTGGGACTGGGCTGACGCCTTGGACGTAGCGCAGAGTGTTGCCGGCATTCTCGGTGTCCAGCTCGAAGTGGCTCAGGGTGGCCACCAAGGCTTCCACCCGGGACGTGCAGCGCAGCTTTCGGTGGCCGGTGAAGTCATCGGTTATGCCGGTGAATTGCACCCGCAGCTACTCAAGGATTGGGACCTTCCAGCACGCACCGTTGCCATGGAATTGAACGCTGCTGCCCTGATGGAAGCTGCACCTGCAGTGGTCGTCGCCGAGCACCTGTCCACCCAGCCACTAGCCACCCAGGACGTGGCATTGGTTGTGGACCAGGATGTTGTCGCAGGCGAAGTGCTGGCTGCACTACGTGAGGGTGCAGGGGAGTTGCTCGAAGACATCGCACTGTTCGACGTCTACGAGGGTAAGGGCATTGAAGAAGGCAAGAAGTCCTTGGCCTTCGGCCTTCGCTTCCGTGCTACCGACCGTACCTTGACCGCTGATGAGGCGTCCGAGGCTCGCGCCGCAGCAGTGGCTGTGGCTACCGAGAAGTTCGGAGCTACCCAGCGCTAGTCACGCCTTAATCGATGCCCCGGTGCTTGTTCGGATGACTTTCGACCAAGCACCGGGGCATTGCTGTTTATCGCGGTGAACTAGTGGCGAGAAGGCGACTACACTTATTCTGGGAAACCTCTGAAAATTTGAGCTTCAAGGAAGTGATGGGTCGTGAAGGGACTGCGTTCTTGCGGTGCCGTGCTGTTGGTGTTGTTCCTCGGCCTAGTAGCTGTCGCAGTGCTGATCGCAGCTGGCTGGGGCGTGGTCGTCTTTATCGAACGTGGAGCCGGTGCACACCTGCAGGATGAGCCGACACCGACCTATCAGCCTGAAGAAGAAGCACCAGATCCTATGCGACCAACGAGCTTCGGCCTGCTCCAAGAATCGGCAACCGTCTAGAGCTGTGGCGTTGCCTTGGTGAGGGTGATTATCGATTCATCCTGACTTTGAGCAATAAAACCATGGCGTTCCAAGATTTTGAGCGACGCTAGGTTTCCTGGAGCTACCCTCGCGATCAAATCGGTGCATCCCATTTCGTGGAGTTCCTCGATGCCGCGGGAGACTATAAGTTTGGCCAATCCTTGGCCCCAGAACTCCGGTGCTAGCCAATACCCGATTTCTGTCGCGTGAGTTCTCCGCATCGCAGTGAATAGTCCGAGGCGCACTTGATCTTGCCACACAATAAACCACGATATGTCCGTGCTTTGCATGGCTAGGGTGACACGTTGTGTTGAATATTCTCGGCTCCAAGGCTTGCCGTCACCAATGTGTGCGGTCACTCGGGGGTCTGCCCCGAGGTTCACTATGAAATCCGTGTCGGTTTCAGTAATTTTTTGTAGCTTCAATGAAGAACCCATGTCCCCAGCGTATGGCAGGAGCAATGGGGTAAGAAATGCAGGTTAAACAAAAGCAGGGAACGAGTCATATCGTTCCCTGCTGTGTGCACTACTTTGCGGTTGCGGTTACTGGTGGCATATCCGACCAAGGGAAGGTAATCCACTTGTCGGTGCGTCGCCATTCGTAGTCTGGAACCATGATGGTGCGTGGCTTGGTGTAGAGGCACACGGTCTTAACATTGGCGCCCCATGCTGAAACGAGATCAACGACCTTTTCCAAGGTGCGGCCCGAGTCAGAAACATCGTCAACGATCAGGATCTTCTTGTCGCGCAGATGGCCATCGTCCAACATCGGTGGAAGAACTACTGGCTCAGGGAGAACGGTGCCGATGCCGGTGTAGAACTCGACATTCAGGGCACCGCAGGCCTTGACGCCCAGTGCGTAGGAGATTGAGCCGGCCAAGAGCAGGCCGCCACGTGCTACCGCCAAGACAATTTCAGGCTCGAAGCCACTATCAACAATGGTCTGTGCAAGTTCGCGGGAGGCTTCACCGAAGGTATCCCAGGTGAGGATTTCGCGTTCTGGTTCTGAAAGGACGGATGCCCCGGAATCGTCAATGCTAGTCATTCTGCAATTTTACCGCCGTTTTCGATTCGACGGTGCAGTCATTAGTGCTCCAGCCAAATTTTCGATCACTACGCCGATGCTCTTTTGCTGATTGACAAGGTAAAAAGCGAAGATCAAACGCAGGTTCTGAGCAATGCATCACGCGGTAGGGTAGTGGCCTTAGGAAACCTACGAGCAAGCCGAGAGAAGCTTGAACTACCCTCGTGCTACTAAGCCTATCCGGCACGTCAGATGCAACTGCGACAAAAAATCCCCTTTGATCGATAAACTACTATGAGTGGTCGTTCACTAACCATCCAGAACAGGTCTTGAGGAGAAGCGAACATGGCACGAAGCATTCTAAGTAAACGAGTGGTTAGCGCCTTAGCGGTCCTCACCTTCGGCTTGCTGAGCGTGGTGACCCCGGCTCACGCCGTATCGGGTGTTCAAATTCGTGCCGGTGAAAATCTGGGCACGGTAAGCATCGATGACACTGCCGGAGTCATCAACCGCGATCGACTCCTAGATGCCTTGGACGATGTTGATTTTTATGAGCCAACCAACGTTGCTGTATACACGCGCGAAGGTGAATACTCCGATGACATCAATACCAAAACACTGGAATACGCTCGAGAACATCATCCCGATTGGATCTCATCCAAGACTGAAGACTACGGGGATTACTGGGCCGATGGACTGTTGATCATCACCCTGTCAGTTGAGGGCTCTGGTGATGGACAAATTGGTACGTACTTTGGTGAAGACCGAAAAGTCTCAACCGGCCAAATGGACAGCATTCATGAAGCCGGCTACGACGATTTCAACCTATCGAGGTGGACCGACGGTGTGATCGCAGTAGCCACCAAGGCATCGAGCATCATGAACCGTCCGTGGTACAAGAGCCCAGCGCTCTGGTGGACCGTGGCCGCCGGTGGCGGTGGCACGGGAATCGTTGTCGCCAGTGTGGCTGCAGTGCGTTCCTCCCGTCGCAAGAGCTTCGCTGAGGAACTTCAGAGCGGAACAACGCATCTGACCAACGTGACCATGGACCTCGACGAAACCGAACTCGCTGCCAAGACCCTACCTACCGGGTCGAGCCATGCCGCAGAACTTGAACGCCGTTTTGCTGACTTCATGGTGAACTACCGTCAGTCCTTCGACGCGCAAGCCAAACTTGATGCTGCGGATAAGAAGTACCGGTCTTCGAGTGAAGGCGTAGAGGCAACCAAGAAATTCAAGACGGATGCAAAAAACCTGGACCGCACCGACGACGCGATCATTGCTGCTGCCGCGTTATACACTCGCTCGGCCTCGTGGGAAGAGGCCTGGCGCGCACAAACTCAGCCACTAGAAGATGACCTCACCCAGATTTCGACTCTCATTGATAATGTCGAACCGGAACTGCAGGCCAGCGCAGCAGCTTTAGCTTCTTACCGTGAGGATGCAACCGCCACGTTGGCCTCGCTCAGCACCAAGCTCAAGACCGAAGATATCGATGTTGACCAAGCTTTGGACCAGCTTTCGGATCTTCGCAAAGAACTAACGCAGCGGCTCGACGAATTTGCTAAGGCTCAAATTGAGGCCTTTGCCGAGAACGAAGACGAGAAGGAACAAATGCGAGAAGCAATGGAACGCTCTCGCCAGTCAACGGATTATCACGGCTCACGAGGTGGAACAATCCTCGACGTACTAAATCCAGGAGCACTGTTTTGGAGCGTCAACAGTTATAACGCCGGATATTCTTCAGGCACCAGCTCTGTGGCTCAAGCCCGTGAATCCGCTAGTTCTTCTGGATCGATTTCGACAGGATATTCCGGAGGCGGCAGTTTCTCCGGTTCCGGCGGATCGTCTCGTTTCTAACCGCGAAACATGCAGATTTTTCACACGCTGTTACCCGAGTCCATACGTGTAGTTGAAACGCGTTCAGAATTGGACCATGGGCAACGATACTGGCAAGAAGAACAGTACGTCGCCACCGCTGTAGAGTCTCGCCAACAAGAATTTCGCACCGTGAGGATTTGCGCGCGAGAGGCCTTGGCGGACTTTGGGTATGGGGATCATGTGCTGGTGCCTGATGCGCATCGGGCACCAGTATGGCCTGCCAATATTGTGGGCAGTATGACGCACTGTCCTGGCATGCGAGCGGCTGCGGTGGCTAGCTCCAGCCAGTTCGGCGGCATCGGAATTGATGCTGAACCACACGAGGTGTTGCCACCAGAAGCGGTCGAGCTGATCCTCTTGCCTGCCGAACAGCAGGCGGTGGCACAGTTAGCGGCTGAAGATCCGAGCATCGCCTGGGACAAACTGATCTTCAGCGCCAAAGAAAGCGTCTTTAAGACCTGGTTCCCGTTAGCGAGGAAATGGTTAGATTTTCTCGAATGTGAAATCACGATAGACCAGCAGGCGAGAACATTCTCCGCGCACCTACTGCGCACCGACACCCTTCACCAAGGCGTTGACCTGTCCCAGATTACTGGAACCTGGATGGCCGAGGGGAGTGTGGGTCAGGGCCTGTTGGCCACCGCGATCACCGTGCGATCAAACTGAAACTACTCAGAATTCTTCGCCGTGGGTAATGACCTTCGCCGCACGTCCCACAATGTGTGGGTCGGGCGAGCCGACCAGTTCGTGGTCTTTACCTTTGTAATCAAAGAGGTTCAGCACATGACGCATTGCCTGTAGGCGAGCACGCTTTTTGTCATTGGACTTCACCACAGTCCACGGAGCATGATCTGTATCCGTCTTGAGGAACATTTCCTTTTTAGCTTCCGTGTACTTATCCCACTTATCTAGGGACTCGAGGTCCATAGGGGAGAGCTTCCACTGTCGTACCGGGTCGATACGTCGAATGGTGAAGCGGGTGAATTGTTCGCCAGCAGAGACCGAGAACCAGAACTTGATCAGATCAATGCCTTCATCCACCACAAGCTTCTCAAACAGTGGGGTTTGATTCAGGAAATGATCTACCTGTTCAGGGGTGCTAAATCCCATGACGCGTTCCACGCCGGCACGGTTGTACCAAGAACGGTCAAAGAGCACGATCTCGCCGGCTGACGGGAAATGCTGCACATAGCGCTGGTAGTACCACTGGGTGGACTCACGCTCGCTGGGCTTCTCCAAAGCAACAACTCGGGCACCACGTGGATTCAGGTGCTCGGTGAAGCGTTTGATCGTTCCACCCTTACCAGCGGCGTCACGGCCCTCAAAAACGATCATGATGCGTCGGCCGTTGGCCTTGGCCCACTTCTGAAGTTTCAGCAGCTCAATCTGCAGTGCGCGCTTTTCAACCTCATAGGTGTCGCGGTCAAGCTTTTCATCGTAAGGGTAGTCCTCACGCCAGGTATCAACTACGCTGCCATCGGCGCGGAGCAACAATGGATCGTCATCATCGTCATCAAGTACCGTGAATCCGCGGAATGCTTCGTCGAGGAGGGGTATTTCTATACTCATGGTGGCAAGCCTAATTTTTATGGATGAACGGTTTTTGAACGGTGCCTGAACGCGTACGCGAGCTTCGAAGGAGTTTAAGCTGGGAAGTCCGGCAGGGGCAGCTCGTTGAGCCAAGCTTGCAAGATGCGATCGACATCTACACCGGTTGCATGCTTTTTCATATGCTCAATGAACTTCGGCGTATCGACATTGCCATGCTGATATGTGCCCGTCCAATCACGCAGCATCTCGTAGAAATCCTTCTCACCCAATGCAACATACAAGGCATACAACGTCAGGGCACCGCGCTTGTAGACACGATCATCAAACATATCTTTGGGCCCAGGGTCCCCGATGTTGATGTCCTGAGGTAGGGCCTCGAGCATCTCCCAAGCATCGCGGGCACGCTGTTGTAGTGGCATAATCTTGGCGTATTCCGAATAGACCCACTCGCTGAAGCAAGCGAAGCCTTCGTTGAGCCAGATGTATTTCCACCGTGTCGGAGTCAGCGAATTGCCAAACCACTGGTGCGCGAATTCGTGAGCAATCAGCCGTTGTGCTTCCCAATCCACGGACAGATGGTTGCGCCCGAAAATGCTCAACCCCTGGGCTTCCAATGGAATCTCAAGTTCGTCGTCAACCACC
The nucleotide sequence above comes from Glutamicibacter sp. B1. Encoded proteins:
- a CDS encoding (deoxy)nucleoside triphosphate pyrophosphohydrolase yields the protein MPLLKQIVAVAIVDDLAAPGKLLAARRNRPESLAGLWEFPGGKVEPGESEVEAVHRELREELGVEIRLGASIPGPHPQGWQLNEKAAMRMWFAQIIHGEPDTLDGHDQLAWLTLDDTLNNVVQWIPADAPIVAACLEQVRASVSK
- a CDS encoding GNAT family N-acetyltransferase, giving the protein MKLQKITETDTDFIVNLGADPRVTAHIGDGKPWSREYSTQRVTLAMQSTDISWFIVWQDQVRLGLFTAMRRTHATEIGYWLAPEFWGQGLAKLIVSRGIEELHEMGCTDLIARVAPGNLASLKILERHGFIAQSQDESIITLTKATPQL
- a CDS encoding DUF5129 domain-containing protein, yielding MARSILSKRVVSALAVLTFGLLSVVTPAHAVSGVQIRAGENLGTVSIDDTAGVINRDRLLDALDDVDFYEPTNVAVYTREGEYSDDINTKTLEYAREHHPDWISSKTEDYGDYWADGLLIITLSVEGSGDGQIGTYFGEDRKVSTGQMDSIHEAGYDDFNLSRWTDGVIAVATKASSIMNRPWYKSPALWWTVAAGGGGTGIVVASVAAVRSSRRKSFAEELQSGTTHLTNVTMDLDETELAAKTLPTGSSHAAELERRFADFMVNYRQSFDAQAKLDAADKKYRSSSEGVEATKKFKTDAKNLDRTDDAIIAAAALYTRSASWEEAWRAQTQPLEDDLTQISTLIDNVEPELQASAAALASYREDATATLASLSTKLKTEDIDVDQALDQLSDLRKELTQRLDEFAKAQIEAFAENEDEKEQMREAMERSRQSTDYHGSRGGTILDVLNPGALFWSVNSYNAGYSSGTSSVAQARESASSSGSISTGYSGGGSFSGSGGSSRF
- the pheT gene encoding phenylalanine--tRNA ligase subunit beta → MRIPLSWLREYAQVPAEATAEDVMADLVKVGLEEEDVHRPTDELSGPIVVGQVLSLEKEVASNGKTINWCQVRVVPEGAEQTLTGKGIDPSGVQGIVCGAHNFVEGDKVVVTLPGAVLPGDFKISPRKTYGHTSAGMIASSRELGIGDDHDGIIVLSNYGLDPELGTDVFELFGLNDQAAEINVTPDRGYCFSIRGVAREYALATGTSFTDPATTVAVSEASEAGHEVVLADQAPIYGVPGCTRFVTREVTGINPSLPTPRWMASRLQLAGMRSISLPVDISNYVMLELGAPLHFYDADKLNGAITVRRAEAGEKLTTLDDKERELSVEDLLITDESGALGIAGVMGGASTEVSETTSRVLIEAAHFDAVSIGRSRRRHKLPSEASKRFERGVDPQIMQIAAQRAVNLLVELAGGTETAQITDAGAQPAPTQIQLPAGFASALIGVDYTDEQTVASLEGIGASVEQNSTGFLVTAPSWRPDLAIKEDLVEEVARVVGYDKIPATLPVAPPGRGLTRAQSQRRRVLQGLADAGLTEVLTYPFVSELQNNTFGAAQSGTTVKAISLANPISKEFRFLRTSLLPGLLDTARRNIGRGFRDLALYEGGLVFLPGEQLGSTVLPPLGAKPSDEVLAELFNGVPNQPWHLAAVLTGHEASASAGFAPRAWDWADALDVAQSVAGILGVQLEVAQGGHQGFHPGRAAQLSVAGEVIGYAGELHPQLLKDWDLPARTVAMELNAAALMEAAPAVVVAEHLSTQPLATQDVALVVDQDVVAGEVLAALREGAGELLEDIALFDVYEGKGIEEGKKSLAFGLRFRATDRTLTADEASEARAAAVAVATEKFGATQR
- a CDS encoding phenylalanine--tRNA ligase subunit alpha, which codes for MSDQTTGQAPDGESNVPHPTDEAGIQAAVEAALAAIEAAGDLNELKEARLAHTGEKSALSLANRQIGKLDKSEKAVAGKLVGSARGRVNKALAARTTVLEEAEAARILIEETVDVTAAARRRPIGARHPLSVLQDRVADIFVGMGWEIAEGPEVESEWFNFDALNFKPDHPAREMQDTFFIEPADAHLVLRTHTSPVQVRSMLEREVPVYVLCPGRTFRTDELDATHTPVFHQFEGLAVDKGLTMADLRGTLEHFARQMFGEEAQIRLRPAYFPFTEPSAELDIWHPGAKGGPRWIEWGGCGMVNPNVLRAAGIDPEEYSGFAFGMGIERTLMFRNDVPDMHDMIEGDVRFSQHFGMEI
- a CDS encoding LppM family (lipo)protein — translated: MKRLLSVIALVFTAVLALSGCVNMNAEVNVQGQNKTTGVVEVTLNKENLQGMSLDELLATQVDTEAMEKELDGKWTYSKINEGENVGLRFETDGVKTYTQLKDAFKVFGFEINLADDGQEVTFSMPGDKATVDSSFTEANLLVNFPGEVTSHTPGEVEHHTVTFDMIKGAQVYQATGKFDHSLFYSSIFGGALLVLTLVFVLAFAPKGVKETH
- a CDS encoding TrmH family RNA methyltransferase, with the translated sequence MSSFSPEVMSNPRAERVKSVARLANRKGREATGEFLVEGPQAVREALKAHLLDDNLVQAVYVVGGFLESHEEFAQLLEQAQIHPRIVTGEVLHAMADTQTPQGILAVAAISQPQLSEVLSSKPKLIAVLCRVQDPGNAGTVLRAADAAGADAVILTKGSVDIYNPKAVRSTVGSVFHLPVLNNIEFDHLIEAAKTTGSQVLAADGYGALNLDALQDAAVLRAHQAGDSKQESDGQPELEAPTLWLFGNEGQGLDEHEKQSADHAVAVPLYGVAESLNVGTAATVCLYASARAQHTSQRS
- a CDS encoding phosphoribosyltransferase — encoded protein: MTSIDDSGASVLSEPEREILTWDTFGEASRELAQTIVDSGFEPEIVLAVARGGLLLAGSISYALGVKACGALNVEFYTGIGTVLPEPVVLPPMLDDGHLRDKKILIVDDVSDSGRTLEKVVDLVSAWGANVKTVCLYTKPRTIMVPDYEWRRTDKWITFPWSDMPPVTATAK
- a CDS encoding 4'-phosphopantetheinyl transferase family protein, which gives rise to MQIFHTLLPESIRVVETRSELDHGQRYWQEEQYVATAVESRQQEFRTVRICAREALADFGYGDHVLVPDAHRAPVWPANIVGSMTHCPGMRAAAVASSSQFGGIGIDAEPHEVLPPEAVELILLPAEQQAVAQLAAEDPSIAWDKLIFSAKESVFKTWFPLARKWLDFLECEITIDQQARTFSAHLLRTDTLHQGVDLSQITGTWMAEGSVGQGLLATAITVRSN
- the rplT gene encoding 50S ribosomal protein L20, sunset domain variant, with the translated sequence MARVKRAVNAHKKRRVVLERAKGYRGQRSRLYRKAKEQLLHSFVYSFNDRRKRKGDFRRLWIQRINAASRANGMTYNRLIQGLKAAEIEVDRRMLAELAVSDSNAFATLVKVAKEALPADVNAPRAAAETAAPKAAKAPKAAAAKSVEGEGVIKAVEGEDAPEGFVIKGNAGSNKYHVPGSTWYEQTEAEFWFNSVEAAKAAGFEPAGGESRQQMK